A genomic segment from Pirellulales bacterium encodes:
- a CDS encoding helix-turn-helix transcriptional regulator — MVNPGLREFGARVRALREQAGLSQEALAARAGIHRTYIGGVERGERNVGLKNILRIAAALDVPTSALFERAE, encoded by the coding sequence ATGGTGAATCCTGGCCTCAGGGAGTTTGGCGCACGCGTTCGAGCATTGCGCGAGCAAGCGGGTTTGAGCCAAGAGGCCTTGGCGGCCCGCGCTGGCATTCACCGCACATACATCGGCGGAGTGGAACGCGGCGAGAGAAACGTCGGGCTGAAAAACATCCTACGCATCGCTGCGGCGCTCGATGTTCCCACGTCGGCCCTCTTCGAGAGGGCGGAATGA